The Mesorhizobium sp. AR02 genomic interval GAACACCGAGAACATCCGCGCCGATCTGAGGCGGGTTTGCGATGCGGCCGCCGATGGACAGCCAGCTGCGCGCGACCTTCACCACTGACGTGGCGTGAATGGACAATGTGATTGCAATGCTGGGGCGACTGAAATGCTGGGGCGACTGGAATGCTGGGGCGACTGGAATGCTGGGATGATTGGAATGGTGGGCGATGACGGGCTCGAACCGCCGACATCTTCGGTGTAAACGAAGCGCTCTACCAACTGAGCTAATCGCCCGCTCCGGCGCGGACCTTTAAGCGGTCGGGACCGGCTTCGCAAGGCCAAATGAACAGGCGACGCCCTGTTCGCGGGCCGGATTTGTCAACAAAACGCCGGCTGTCAAAAAACCTTCTCCAGTTTGCTGTTATGATGGTTTGGTGCGCTTGACACCCGGTGGCGAACCCCTTATCCAGCGGCCCAACGACGAACACGGCTGACACGTGCTCGTCAATGCGCGGGTGTAGCTCAGTTGGTTAGAGTGCCGGCCTGTCACGCCGGAGGTCGCGGGTTCGAGCCCCGTCACTCGCGCCATTTCTCTCAAGGGTTTCAAATCCTTGGCTTCGGAGAAATGTCGACATTGGATGTCAAAAATCTCTTCTCGCATGTGCGGGGCAGCTGTCCCCCGGTCGGCAAGTTTCGCCGCGAGCTCGAACCGGCTACCGCGGACGCGCTCGATTCCATCCCTGCCGAACTTTTCCCAACTCGCCACGGAGCGGTGGCGTGGAATTTGCCGATGCAAGGTCCGCCGCTGCGCCCTTATATCCCCGTTTGAAGATCTGGCCGAGGGCCAGGCCGATGTATCCCACCTGAAGAATGATGAGCGCAAGAATAGCCCAACCGAGCGCTTTCCAGATGGAGCCGGTTTCTATCTCAGCCCAGATCGCCATGGTGAAGGACGCCGCGAACATACCCACCAAGAATTGCGGAAAATACATATTGCACAGCACCCACGTTTTGGCGGTTCGGCGCCTTTCGGCCGTTAAAGACCCGCCGCTCCGCGAGCGGAGCGGCGGGGCCCCCTATTGCCCCCCGATTACCGGGTTGATGGTTGACCGCGGCATTGCTGGCAATGCAATTGCGGCGCCAAATACAATGACCCATTACGGGACACCTTTGCCAATGGCGCAAGACCGGATTGCCGATTAACATTATCTGTTGCTAATGCGCCACCATGACCAGAAGGGACCCGCGTTGGCGAGGTTTTTGGCAGGCTTGTTGGCCGCGATACTGGAAGTGTCGGCAGGCCGATGCTGGTCTAACGACACCGATAGGCAGATCTCCGAAGACGCGCTCAGAATGATCAGCGCAGAGATGCATTCTGGCATTCTGAGCGCTGTCGCGCTCAAACCCTCGCCAGCAGCGCCTCGACCTCCTGCAACGTCGGCATCGACGGCGCGGTGCCAGGACGGGTCACCGAAATGCCAGCAACGGCGCAGGCAAAGCGCACCGCTTGCAGCGGCTCCACGCCCCGCGAAAGTGCTGCGGCGAAGCCGCCGTTGAAGGCGTCCCCCGCGCCGGTGGTTTCGACAACCGACCCCGCGCTGATGGCGGGGACATGTTCGGAGCGTACCTTGGTGTGCAGCAGCGCGCCCTTGTCGCCGAGCGTGACGATGACCGTGCCGACGCCCTTTTCTAGCAGCTTGCCGGCGGCGGCGCGCGCCTCATCGACCGAAGAGACTTTCAGCCCGGTCAATTCCTCCGTCTCGGTCTCGTTGGGCGTCAGATAGTCGCAGAGCGTATAGATGCGGTCGGGAAGCTTTGCCGCGGGAGCGGGATTGAGGATGGTCGTCACCCCTGCCCCGCGTGCGATCTCCAGCGCTCGCATCGCCGCGTCGATCGGCTGTTCGAGCTGGGTGACGAAGACGCCGGCGCCACGAATCAGGGCGGCATTGGCCTCGATATCGGTTGGCGAGATCAGCATGGCCGCACCGGGGCTGACGATGATGGCGTTGTTGCCGCTGCCCTCCTCGACGAAGATGTAGGCGGCGCCCGTATAGCTGTCGGGCGTGTCGATGACGGCGCTTTTCACGCCAGCGTCCTTCCAGGTCCGCTTGGCCATGTCGGCGAAGGCATCGACGCCAAGCCGGGTCAGGAAGGTGGTGTCGGCGCCGAGCTTGCCGGCGGCCACCGCCTGGTTCGACCCTTTGCCGCCTGGGCCTAGCTTGAACGAGTTGCCGAGGATCGTCTCGCCCATGCGCGGCTGGCGATCGGCGCGATAAGCGGTGTCGGCGACAAAGACACCCAATATGACGACAGGCTTGCCGGAGGCCATGCTGCTACTCCGCATCCGGCGGCACGACGCCCTTGCGGAAGGCGAAGCAGCCATAAAAACGGCGTTCGCCGGTCTGGATGACGCAATAGGCCTGCTTGGCGCGCTCGTAGAAAGCATAGCGCTCGACGGAAATCATCGGCCAGGCTTTGCCTTCGGCCTTGTCGATCTCCTTTTGCACTTCCTTCTGCACCGGCGGAATCTCGTCCGGCTTACCGACGATTTCCATGCGCGCGGCCGAGTCATCGACGAATGTGTCCAAGGGATAAAGCGACAGCACCGCCTTCACTACCTCCGCGGCCGATGCATCGATGCGCAGCAGCTTGCCATGCACGGTCTGCTTCGCCACCGAATCGGAGGGGAAGTTGGTGTCGGCGATGATCAGGTCATCGCCATGTCCCATCGCTCGCAATGCCTGCAGCACGTCGGCATTGAGCAGCGGATTGATGCCTTTGAGCATGATGGTCCTCGTGAAGTCCGTTTGAGATCAGAGACGCTTGCCGGTCTCGGCGTCGAAAAGATGGATCTGGTCGAGCCTCGGCTTCAGCGTCAGCGTGTCGCCGGGCTTGAAGTCGTGGCGT includes:
- the rbsK gene encoding ribokinase, with the protein product MASGKPVVILGVFVADTAYRADRQPRMGETILGNSFKLGPGGKGSNQAVAAGKLGADTTFLTRLGVDAFADMAKRTWKDAGVKSAVIDTPDSYTGAAYIFVEEGSGNNAIIVSPGAAMLISPTDIEANAALIRGAGVFVTQLEQPIDAAMRALEIARGAGVTTILNPAPAAKLPDRIYTLCDYLTPNETETEELTGLKVSSVDEARAAAGKLLEKGVGTVIVTLGDKGALLHTKVRSEHVPAISAGSVVETTGAGDAFNGGFAAALSRGVEPLQAVRFACAVAGISVTRPGTAPSMPTLQEVEALLARV
- a CDS encoding RbsD/FucU family protein; translated protein: MLKGINPLLNADVLQALRAMGHGDDLIIADTNFPSDSVAKQTVHGKLLRIDASAAEVVKAVLSLYPLDTFVDDSAARMEIVGKPDEIPPVQKEVQKEIDKAEGKAWPMISVERYAFYERAKQAYCVIQTGERRFYGCFAFRKGVVPPDAE